In Ruminiclostridium papyrosolvens DSM 2782, the following proteins share a genomic window:
- a CDS encoding ferritin, with protein MISVKMNDLLNRQVQKEFYSAYLYLGFEAYFQHQNLDGFANFFHVQVQEERDHAMKFFNYITQAGGKIKLYQVDEPEDNFNTPEEVFAHTLKHEQEVTKSIYNLVDNALDERDHGTNSFLQWFVTEQVEEEATVDKVLRKLQLIKNDPHALLMLDTELGTRVYTAPAAETV; from the coding sequence ATGATTAGTGTAAAGATGAATGACTTATTAAACAGACAGGTACAAAAAGAATTTTACTCAGCTTATTTATATCTTGGTTTTGAAGCATATTTCCAACACCAGAATCTTGATGGATTTGCAAACTTCTTCCATGTACAGGTTCAGGAAGAACGTGATCATGCAATGAAATTTTTTAACTATATTACTCAGGCAGGAGGAAAAATCAAACTATATCAGGTAGATGAGCCTGAGGATAACTTTAATACTCCTGAGGAAGTATTTGCTCATACACTTAAACATGAGCAGGAGGTTACAAAATCCATATACAATCTTGTAGATAATGCACTGGATGAAAGGGATCACGGAACAAATTCTTTTCTGCAGTGGTTTGTAACTGAGCAGGTTGAAGAAGAAGCAACAGTTGACAAGGTTCTGAGAAAACTTCAATTAATAAAGAATGACCCCCATGCTTTACTTATGCTGGATACGGAACTGGGTACCAGAGTATACACGGCTCCGGCAGCGGAAACAGTGTAA
- the def gene encoding peptide deformylase gives MALRNIRTVEDEVLRKKCRPVEEVNDKIRDLLKDMADTMYDTGNGAGLAAPQVGILKRAIVIDMGDGLINLVNPEIIEQKGSQEVIEGCLSIPGKWGKVIRPYEVRVKALNEKGEEVVIKGKKEMAKCLCHEIDHLDGILFTDKVTEYIKE, from the coding sequence ATGGCACTAAGAAATATTCGAACTGTTGAAGATGAAGTTCTACGTAAAAAATGCAGACCGGTTGAGGAAGTTAATGATAAGATAAGAGATTTGTTAAAGGATATGGCGGATACCATGTACGACACAGGGAATGGGGCAGGACTTGCAGCCCCTCAGGTAGGTATTCTTAAAAGGGCTATTGTAATAGATATGGGTGACGGTCTTATAAATCTTGTGAATCCGGAAATTATTGAGCAAAAAGGGTCGCAGGAGGTAATTGAAGGATGCTTGAGTATACCCGGCAAGTGGGGAAAGGTTATAAGACCATATGAAGTCAGAGTCAAAGCCTTAAATGAAAAAGGTGAAGAGGTTGTAATAAAGGGTAAAAAGGAAATGGCAAAATGCTTATGCCATGAGATAGACCATCTTGACGGTATTCTTTTTACGGACAAAGTGACAGAATACATTAAGGAATAG
- a CDS encoding class I SAM-dependent methyltransferase, with protein MENYDIVKRDFNEISDIVEERWNHNNCYFKNLMKYLHEDNELILEIGCGKGELSNMLAKKSEHVIAVDLADKMIEKAISQYGYKNIDFISKNILDMEFEENSLDAIVTTATAHHLPYEWLLLFALKTLKPGGKLIVLDLYKVKTFTDMFFNLLAVIPNVFMNIVNNKKIKTGDEHTREVWKRHGEHDTYMTLKEIKLLAKGHLPEVIIRRKLFWRYLMVWEK; from the coding sequence ATGGAAAACTATGATATAGTAAAAAGAGATTTTAATGAAATATCAGATATAGTTGAAGAAAGATGGAATCATAATAACTGCTATTTCAAAAATCTTATGAAGTACCTTCATGAGGATAATGAGCTTATTCTTGAAATCGGCTGCGGTAAAGGTGAGCTTTCTAATATGTTGGCTAAAAAAAGCGAGCACGTTATTGCAGTTGACTTGGCAGACAAAATGATAGAAAAGGCTATTTCTCAATATGGTTATAAAAATATTGATTTTATAAGTAAAAACATTCTTGATATGGAGTTTGAGGAAAATAGTTTGGATGCGATAGTTACTACTGCTACCGCACATCATTTACCCTACGAGTGGTTGCTTTTGTTTGCACTAAAAACACTTAAACCCGGCGGTAAGCTTATAGTGCTTGACCTTTATAAAGTAAAAACCTTTACTGACATGTTTTTTAATTTACTGGCGGTGATACCGAATGTATTTATGAACATAGTGAATAACAAAAAAATTAAAACCGGTGACGAGCATACCAGAGAAGTATGGAAAAGGCATGGAGAACATGACACATATATGACATTGAAAGAGATAAAACTGCTTGCTAAAGGGCATTTGCCTGAAGTGATTATAAGAAGGAAGCTGTTCTGGAGATACCTTATGGTTTGGGAAAAATAG
- the ypeB gene encoding germination protein YpeB, whose translation MADNGFHLNDRRRSWAVPIAVIAILALVGVLAWGYNQNRQLKKYQVLMTNQYNRAFVDLSDYVDNVEALMAKSLVTSTPLSTSKMLEEVWRQSNLAQTNMGQLPIAPPILEKTSNFLTQAGDMAYSLNSKTMNGIPLNEKEYDALKKLHGYAVSLQKNLQGIESQVIQGKMSWGNYTGKGNFMVSSKSKDPQTSQFENIDKTFQEYPTLIYDGPYSDHMLKSKPQGLGSKKVSVSEAKDIAINFIGKDKVGSVKQLESNELGNIKTYRFNVLYKNEKDNESAEIEVTQQGGQVYLMLRNRDISKDTVNMDKAKKLAKDFLTAKGYKNMVDTYYQKVDGTAVISYAFKQGGVIVYPDLIKVKIALDNGEIIGIESKGYLYNHKTRNIPKTTLTVEQARAKVNNRIKVDRQGEAIIPTTFKTEKYCYEFMGKVDGHAFIIYINALTGVEEDVLMLVSTPEGTLTM comes from the coding sequence ATGGCTGATAATGGATTTCATTTAAATGATAGAAGAAGATCATGGGCAGTACCGATTGCAGTTATAGCAATTCTTGCTCTTGTAGGGGTATTGGCATGGGGGTACAATCAGAACAGGCAGTTAAAAAAATATCAGGTATTAATGACAAACCAGTATAACAGGGCTTTTGTTGATTTATCCGATTATGTTGATAATGTTGAAGCTCTAATGGCAAAATCTTTGGTTACTTCAACACCCTTAAGCACATCAAAAATGCTTGAGGAAGTTTGGAGACAGTCAAATCTTGCCCAAACAAATATGGGGCAGCTTCCAATAGCACCGCCAATACTTGAAAAGACATCTAACTTTTTAACACAAGCCGGAGATATGGCATATTCTCTTAATAGCAAAACAATGAATGGTATTCCTTTGAATGAAAAAGAGTATGACGCTCTGAAAAAGCTTCACGGGTATGCGGTTTCCCTTCAAAAGAATCTGCAAGGAATTGAATCACAGGTTATTCAGGGGAAAATGTCTTGGGGAAACTATACTGGCAAAGGTAATTTTATGGTGTCTTCTAAATCAAAAGATCCTCAGACAAGTCAGTTTGAAAACATTGATAAAACCTTTCAGGAATATCCGACTCTTATATATGATGGTCCCTACTCAGACCATATGCTTAAATCAAAGCCTCAGGGCTTGGGCAGTAAAAAAGTTAGCGTATCAGAAGCTAAGGACATTGCCATAAACTTTATAGGCAAGGACAAAGTCGGCAGTGTAAAACAGCTTGAAAGTAACGAGCTTGGAAATATTAAAACATACAGGTTTAATGTTTTGTACAAGAACGAAAAGGACAATGAGTCTGCAGAGATTGAAGTTACTCAGCAGGGCGGGCAGGTTTACCTTATGCTGAGGAACAGGGACATTAGTAAAGATACTGTAAATATGGATAAGGCAAAGAAACTTGCTAAGGATTTTCTGACTGCAAAGGGATATAAGAATATGGTGGATACCTATTATCAAAAGGTTGATGGTACTGCTGTTATAAGTTATGCATTCAAGCAGGGCGGAGTAATCGTTTACCCTGATCTTATCAAGGTCAAAATTGCACTGGATAATGGAGAAATAATAGGTATCGAGTCAAAGGGGTATCTATATAACCATAAAACAAGAAATATACCTAAGACGACTCTTACTGTTGAGCAAGCTCGTGCAAAGGTTAATAACAGAATTAAAGTAGATAGGCAGGGAGAAGCAATCATACCAACTACTTTTAAGACTGAAAAGTATTGTTACGAGTTTATGGGTAAGGTGGATGGACATGCTTTTATTATATACATTAATGCTTTAACAGGAGTAGAAGAGGATGTACTAATGCTTGTGTCAACACCTGAAGGCACTCTTACTATGTAA
- the sleB gene encoding spore cortex-lytic enzyme — MRKYKIIALFLLIVFSLTIADEGKMYLTSSAPSLKIGDNGDKVKDMQQELKNWGYFDGQVDGRFGYDTLRSVLNYQRQYGLKANGVADRTTLLTMGLAELIESGTVNAASKSNISNEQLLARAINGEARGEPFEGQVAVGAVILNRVNNSKFPKTVAGVIYQPGAFTAVSDGQINVPINPKSTVVKAARDALAGWDPTDGCLYYWNPATATSKWIWSRKVRYKVGKHWFGI, encoded by the coding sequence TACTAATAGTATTCAGTCTTACAATTGCAGATGAAGGAAAAATGTATTTAACAAGCTCTGCACCTTCCCTGAAAATTGGGGATAATGGTGATAAAGTTAAGGATATGCAGCAAGAATTAAAGAACTGGGGCTACTTTGACGGACAAGTTGACGGAAGATTCGGGTATGACACATTAAGATCGGTTCTCAACTATCAAAGGCAGTACGGTTTAAAAGCTAATGGAGTTGCGGACAGAACTACTCTGCTTACAATGGGGCTTGCGGAGCTTATTGAGTCAGGTACTGTAAATGCTGCTTCAAAATCTAACATATCAAACGAACAACTCCTTGCCAGAGCAATAAACGGTGAAGCCAGAGGTGAGCCTTTTGAAGGGCAGGTAGCAGTGGGAGCTGTAATTTTAAACAGAGTCAACAACTCAAAATTTCCAAAAACGGTAGCAGGTGTAATATACCAACCGGGTGCATTTACAGCAGTATCAGACGGGCAGATTAATGTTCCTATCAACCCGAAATCTACAGTTGTAAAAGCTGCAAGGGATGCTCTGGCAGGTTGGGACCCTACTGACGGATGTTTATACTATTGGAATCCGGCTACAGCCACCAGTAAATGGATTTGGTCCAGAAAAGTAAGATACAAGGTGGGTAAGCATTGGTTCGGAATATAA
- a CDS encoding ATP-binding protein: MNRDIHNIIAREYERRQKLAADIVEQRKYQLYEKIPRLREIESMINQLGLKYNRLILSAKGDKSIILNELNQKVAELTAAKNNLLAEHNISLDCLIPPYQCEKCKDTGYITDTTGSHRCSCYRQQIIEHLFAQSNVNVNGRECFDNFNETLYPDEVNETKYGIGISPRENINNIRKSCIEFIKNIDNPNQKNLFFNGRTGVGKTFLSFCIARELINQGRTVLYLTAPALFDIITEHKMRNYKEDEYADDKYQSIFSVELLIIDDLGTEPLSDARYAELLNILNSRQSQNSVRTCKTIISTNIGPKKLYELYTERIASRIVGYFDRLVLAGKDIRLL; encoded by the coding sequence ATGAATAGGGATATACATAATATTATTGCGAGAGAGTATGAAAGACGACAAAAGCTTGCCGCAGATATTGTGGAGCAGAGAAAATACCAGCTATATGAGAAAATACCAAGGTTACGTGAAATTGAAAGTATGATTAACCAGCTGGGATTAAAGTATAATAGGCTTATACTGTCGGCAAAAGGAGATAAGTCAATTATTTTAAACGAGCTTAATCAAAAAGTAGCAGAACTCACGGCAGCCAAAAATAATCTGCTGGCTGAACATAATATCAGCTTAGACTGTCTGATACCTCCATATCAGTGTGAAAAATGCAAGGATACGGGATATATAACTGATACCACAGGTTCACATAGATGTTCCTGTTACAGGCAGCAAATTATAGAACATTTATTTGCCCAGTCAAATGTAAATGTAAATGGCAGGGAATGTTTTGATAATTTCAACGAAACCCTTTATCCTGACGAAGTAAATGAAACCAAGTATGGTATTGGGATTTCGCCGAGAGAAAACATAAACAACATAAGGAAAAGTTGTATTGAGTTCATTAAAAACATAGATAATCCTAATCAAAAGAACCTTTTTTTTAATGGACGTACCGGGGTGGGAAAGACCTTTCTATCTTTTTGTATAGCAAGGGAACTTATAAATCAAGGTAGAACCGTGTTATATCTCACGGCTCCTGCTCTGTTTGATATTATCACAGAACATAAAATGAGAAATTACAAGGAAGATGAATATGCCGACGATAAATATCAGAGTATATTTTCCGTAGAACTGTTGATAATAGACGACCTTGGCACAGAGCCCTTGAGTGATGCAAGATATGCAGAGTTATTAAATATACTGAACAGCCGTCAGTCTCAAAACTCAGTTCGTACCTGTAAAACTATTATTTCTACGAATATAGGCCCTAAAAAGCTTTATGAGCTATATACAGAACGTATTGCCTCAAGGATTGTAGGCTACTTTGACAGGTTGGTTCTAGCTGGTAAGGATATAAGACTACTTTAA
- a CDS encoding type II CAAX endopeptidase family protein, producing MQVENNIDEQKKRLPGPVASGILFSIVTILLTFGGPILNFKNNYLKSGLGELIFILLPVMVFLIIGRYDIKSTLNLRGTRPLNYLLVVLLTLFGMPVVGVLNAITYVLIRQIFGRNLPVPKVIVNDVPTLFIALLVIGVSAAVCEEVMFRGLIQKGYRKFGIAVSLGITSVLFGLLHRDIQKAVSTILLGALIGFIVYRTGSIFTGMVAHFTNNASAVFLSFMASKMTGYLNEEGFGQTQNFDFSNLHMASVAIGFLFYAVIYMGLVSGFVALLYAFYRNTKKDVKAMKEEAEQYELTHEKVGASAILSMLPGLLIILFTFLYQIMKLKWG from the coding sequence ATGCAAGTGGAAAATAACATTGACGAACAGAAAAAAAGATTGCCAGGGCCTGTAGCCTCAGGAATTCTTTTTTCTATAGTAACCATTTTACTCACCTTTGGAGGACCTATACTGAACTTTAAAAACAATTATTTAAAGAGTGGGTTGGGAGAATTGATTTTTATTCTACTGCCGGTAATGGTTTTTTTGATTATCGGAAGATATGATATAAAAAGTACGCTGAATTTAAGAGGAACCAGACCTTTGAATTATCTGCTTGTAGTTCTCTTAACGTTGTTTGGAATGCCCGTGGTAGGAGTCCTTAATGCAATAACCTATGTATTAATCAGACAAATATTCGGAAGAAATTTGCCTGTACCAAAGGTAATTGTAAACGATGTACCTACCCTTTTTATAGCTTTACTGGTTATAGGGGTTTCGGCAGCAGTTTGCGAGGAAGTAATGTTCCGTGGTCTTATACAGAAAGGCTACCGTAAGTTTGGTATCGCCGTTTCTCTTGGAATAACATCTGTATTATTCGGACTTCTGCACCGTGATATTCAAAAGGCAGTAAGTACTATTCTCCTTGGTGCACTAATAGGGTTTATTGTATATAGAACGGGAAGCATTTTTACAGGTATGGTTGCCCATTTTACCAACAATGCATCAGCCGTATTTTTATCTTTCATGGCGTCTAAAATGACAGGATACTTAAATGAAGAGGGCTTCGGGCAAACACAGAATTTTGATTTTTCCAATTTGCATATGGCTTCAGTAGCAATTGGTTTCTTGTTCTATGCCGTTATATATATGGGTTTGGTTTCAGGCTTTGTGGCTTTGCTGTATGCATTTTACAGAAATACAAAGAAGGATGTAAAGGCAATGAAGGAAGAAGCTGAACAATATGAACTAACACATGAAAAAGTCGGGGCTTCTGCAATTTTGAGCATGCTCCCGGGGCTTCTGATTATTTTATTTACATTCTTGTACCAGATAATGAAATTGAAATGGGGTTAA
- a CDS encoding DnaD domain protein, translating into MYFEDFKSLLYSDTLVSDIFISQYMPSMDSTCVKVYIYMLFLCKHNKKVTSDELAKTLNLSMDEVKSALTSLDNLEVITWVEDKIQLSDLKEAEIQRMYKLKAVSTPEQANANFEKNKSRNNTLAAINSKFFQGLMAPNWYLTIDNWFTIYKFDEDVMYTLFKYCHDNNTFHKSYIEAVATNWHRRGIQNFFDLEKYFEDMAQVRGIKGTIIKKLRLRRALTEYESEYVERWVIDYKYGFDVIELALKKTVGKTNPDFKFLNNVLTRWHDLGLVTAEEILGYENSIKTQPQAGQSTQNAKPKQSQRDNFEQREYDDEYFENFFTNTSK; encoded by the coding sequence ATGTATTTTGAGGATTTCAAGTCATTACTTTACTCTGACACACTGGTGTCAGATATTTTTATCAGCCAATATATGCCTTCCATGGACAGCACATGCGTAAAGGTATATATTTATATGCTGTTCCTTTGCAAACATAATAAGAAAGTAACCTCAGACGAACTTGCAAAGACTCTTAACCTGTCTATGGATGAGGTAAAATCTGCCTTAACCAGTCTTGATAATCTGGAGGTTATCACTTGGGTAGAAGACAAAATACAGCTCAGTGACTTAAAAGAAGCCGAAATACAAAGAATGTACAAACTAAAGGCAGTTTCAACACCTGAGCAAGCTAACGCGAACTTTGAAAAGAATAAAAGCAGAAACAACACACTTGCCGCAATAAATTCTAAGTTTTTTCAGGGGCTTATGGCTCCAAACTGGTATCTGACTATAGATAACTGGTTTACCATTTACAAGTTTGATGAGGATGTCATGTACACCCTTTTTAAGTACTGTCATGACAATAATACCTTTCATAAGAGTTATATAGAGGCAGTTGCAACAAACTGGCACAGAAGGGGCATCCAGAACTTTTTTGACCTTGAAAAGTACTTTGAGGATATGGCACAAGTACGTGGCATTAAAGGTACTATTATCAAGAAGCTCCGTTTAAGACGTGCTCTGACAGAATACGAAAGTGAATATGTAGAAAGATGGGTTATTGATTATAAATACGGGTTTGATGTTATTGAACTAGCCTTGAAAAAAACTGTTGGAAAGACAAATCCTGACTTTAAGTTCCTCAATAATGTATTAACCCGCTGGCATGACCTGGGACTGGTTACTGCTGAAGAAATACTTGGATATGAAAATAGTATTAAGACCCAGCCTCAAGCAGGCCAGAGCACACAGAATGCTAAGCCTAAACAGTCTCAAAGGGATAACTTTGAGCAAAGGGAATACGATGATGAATACTTTGAAAACTTTTTTACAAACACCTCAAAATAG
- a CDS encoding BsuPI-related putative proteinase inhibitor — protein MKRTVSALILTGAIALSSTFTFAQTTQKENKFNDISGHWCNSAVQMLMEKNVMPFTGEKFSPAKAITKGEFVSLLHDALGIQIEYFAEPQIKDYFDDVAQNASYTLDLVDLVTASVIEKGGKFNPGASISREEMVHYIMNAYKYQMGDKYALINIKPPFFSDDSEVTPEFSGDVGRAAHYKLISGSKGMFHPKANTTRGEAAVVVSKLVTILEKQNPVVTVTPEAEVKADSIIMKITLKNNSKKAVSFNHSSGQKYDFKLLDSDKKVLYTWSADKLFTMALTYSKLNAGESVVYTETLSGDEYKAIKDKIASMKAYVIGSSDDFALDTQGYEAVLK, from the coding sequence ATGAAAAGAACTGTTTCTGCACTTATACTGACAGGTGCTATTGCTCTGTCAAGCACTTTTACATTTGCTCAAACAACCCAAAAAGAGAATAAATTCAATGATATATCAGGACACTGGTGTAATTCAGCAGTACAAATGCTTATGGAGAAAAATGTTATGCCATTTACAGGTGAAAAGTTCAGTCCCGCTAAAGCAATAACCAAAGGAGAATTTGTATCTCTGCTGCACGATGCTTTGGGAATACAGATAGAATACTTTGCAGAGCCTCAGATAAAAGATTATTTTGATGATGTGGCTCAGAATGCATCATATACTTTGGATTTAGTTGATCTTGTAACTGCCAGCGTTATAGAAAAGGGAGGGAAATTCAATCCCGGCGCTTCTATTTCCAGAGAGGAAATGGTTCATTATATAATGAATGCATACAAGTATCAGATGGGTGACAAATATGCTCTAATAAATATTAAGCCTCCTTTCTTCAGTGATGACAGCGAGGTAACTCCTGAGTTCTCTGGGGACGTTGGAAGGGCTGCTCACTACAAACTCATTTCAGGTTCAAAAGGAATGTTTCACCCTAAAGCCAACACAACAAGGGGAGAGGCAGCAGTTGTAGTGAGCAAGCTGGTTACCATTCTTGAAAAGCAGAACCCTGTGGTAACAGTTACACCTGAGGCAGAAGTTAAAGCTGATTCTATAATTATGAAAATAACTCTAAAAAACAACTCAAAAAAGGCTGTCAGCTTCAACCATTCTTCCGGACAAAAATATGATTTTAAACTTCTGGATTCAGATAAAAAGGTACTATACACATGGTCAGCGGATAAATTATTTACAATGGCTTTGACGTACTCAAAGTTGAATGCGGGTGAATCAGTAGTTTATACGGAAACTCTTAGCGGAGATGAATATAAAGCAATAAAGGATAAAATAGCTTCAATGAAAGCCTATGTGATTGGCAGCTCAGATGATTTCGCTTTAGATACCCAAGGCTATGAGGCCGTACTTAAATAG
- a CDS encoding ammonium transporter, with translation MFNSVDVIWTLIAAALVFFMQAGFAMVETGFTRAKNAGNIIMKNLMDFALGSLVFWFIGFGIMFGTSKFGLFGLPSLFATGDGVNQALPGSVFLIFQTVFCATAATIVSGAMAERTKFISYCIYSVAISVIVYPVSGHWIWGGGWLSKLGFHDFAGSTAVHMVGGIAALIGAKILGPRIGKYDKNGKPKAIPGHSLTLGALGVFILWFGWFGFNPGSTVSATGDGTLVSMGNIFITTNLAAAAAATVAMIITWIRYKKPDVSMTLNAALGGLVAITAGCDAVSAKGAVAIGIIAAFVVVFGIEFIDKIVKIDDPVGAIGVHGLCGATGTILVGVFATDGGVLYGGGFHYLGVQLLGVASVAAWVIVTMVIIFTIINKTVGLRVSREEEISGLDIEEHGLVSSYADFMPILDISESTGEAAVTIDDAVPIIHKKSDSPVGSDVKMTKIEIVTKQTKFDALKEAMNTIGVTGMTVSNVLGCGMQKGSTEYYRGVEMEIKLLPKIRVEIVICKIPVLTVINAAKKVLYTGNIGDGKIFVYDVENVVKVRTGEEGYDALQDD, from the coding sequence ATGTTTAATTCTGTAGATGTAATTTGGACATTGATAGCAGCAGCGCTGGTATTTTTTATGCAGGCGGGATTTGCAATGGTGGAAACAGGGTTTACACGAGCAAAAAATGCAGGAAATATAATTATGAAAAATCTTATGGATTTTGCATTGGGCTCATTAGTTTTTTGGTTTATAGGCTTTGGGATTATGTTTGGAACCAGTAAATTTGGACTTTTTGGGTTACCAAGTCTCTTTGCCACCGGGGACGGGGTTAATCAAGCACTACCTGGTTCAGTGTTCCTTATATTCCAGACAGTGTTTTGTGCAACTGCGGCGACAATTGTTTCAGGTGCCATGGCTGAAAGAACTAAATTTATATCGTATTGTATCTATAGTGTAGCAATAAGTGTAATAGTTTATCCTGTATCAGGTCATTGGATATGGGGCGGCGGTTGGTTGTCAAAATTAGGCTTTCACGATTTTGCAGGGTCTACGGCAGTTCATATGGTAGGTGGTATTGCGGCCCTGATTGGTGCAAAAATTCTTGGCCCTCGTATAGGAAAGTATGATAAAAACGGAAAACCGAAAGCTATCCCGGGACATAGCCTCACATTGGGAGCTCTTGGTGTCTTTATATTATGGTTCGGATGGTTCGGTTTCAACCCCGGTTCAACAGTCTCCGCTACCGGAGATGGTACACTTGTATCCATGGGTAATATATTTATTACTACAAACTTAGCAGCTGCGGCAGCCGCAACAGTTGCAATGATTATTACATGGATAAGATATAAAAAACCCGATGTATCAATGACTTTAAACGCTGCATTAGGAGGTCTTGTAGCAATAACTGCAGGCTGTGATGCGGTAAGTGCAAAGGGCGCTGTTGCAATTGGTATTATAGCAGCATTCGTGGTTGTATTTGGTATAGAGTTTATTGACAAAATTGTAAAAATTGATGACCCCGTTGGAGCAATAGGAGTACATGGCTTATGTGGTGCTACCGGAACCATTCTGGTTGGTGTTTTTGCTACAGACGGAGGAGTTCTGTACGGAGGCGGATTTCATTATTTGGGAGTACAGCTCCTTGGAGTGGCTTCAGTGGCAGCATGGGTTATTGTAACTATGGTTATTATTTTCACAATTATTAATAAGACTGTAGGGTTGAGAGTGTCCCGTGAAGAGGAAATTTCTGGTCTTGACATTGAAGAACATGGTCTTGTCAGTTCATACGCAGATTTTATGCCAATACTTGATATATCCGAAAGTACCGGTGAAGCAGCAGTAACCATTGACGATGCGGTACCAATCATTCACAAAAAATCTGATTCACCTGTTGGGTCAGACGTAAAAATGACTAAAATAGAAATTGTGACTAAACAAACTAAATTTGACGCTCTGAAAGAAGCTATGAATACTATCGGAGTAACAGGAATGACAGTATCGAACGTTCTAGGATGCGGTATGCAAAAAGGAAGTACCGAATACTACCGAGGAGTTGAAATGGAGATAAAACTTCTGCCTAAAATAAGAGTTGAAATTGTTATATGTAAAATTCCTGTTTTAACTGTAATAAATGCAGCCAAAAAAGTACTTTATACAGGAAATATAGGCGATGGAAAAATCTTTGTTTATGATGTGGAGAATGTGGTGAAAGTACGTACGGGTGAAGAAGGGTATGATGCATTGCAGGACGATTAA